In Electrophorus electricus isolate fEleEle1 chromosome 18, fEleEle1.pri, whole genome shotgun sequence, one genomic interval encodes:
- the nudt18 gene encoding 8-oxo-dGDP phosphatase NUDT18 isoform X1 — translation MESTSEHLDENVERIVNGEGLEVTALDAASEQAKAVTLRKTVCYIVSAVIFNTKGEVLMVQEVKRECYGHWYLPAGRMEAGESIIEALQREVREEAGVDCRPITLLLVQERGPRWIRFAFLAEVTGGNLKTTAEADFESLQAQWWDREAPLPLRSQDILALIDAGIKYRQRPWFPISLPTNLPCHVVCQRLLFTFTSAGTSPGDNDEERLWLLLGNHAGDGETETRPHLPIVVTAKTHTFAWAGLKLLQECLPSSCLMLTANIRGVLGVQHSGRVPGEMDGICFNTLATLEHLEEGANLIGPPPLESESYRWHEVTNQSLRTKILQRIKDMSLLPVHSL, via the exons ATGGAGTCGACGTCTGAACACCTGGACGAAAACGTCGAAAGGATTGTTAACGGAGAGGGGCTGGAGGTCACGGCGTTGGATGCGGCGTCTGAGCAGGCGAAGGCCGTCACCCTGAGGAAGACGGTCTGCTACATTGTGAGCGCTGTCATCTTCAACACTAAG GGGGAGGTGCTGATGGTGCAGGAGGTGAAGAGGGAGTGTTATGGTCACTGGTACCTCCCTGCGGGGCGCATGGAGGCGGGGGAGAGCATCATCGAGGCTCTACAGAGGGAGGTCAGAGAAGAAGCCGGAGTGGACTGTCGGCCAATCACACTGCTGCTCGTGCAGGAACGTGGGCCACGGTGGATCCGATTTGCCTTTCTTGCCGAGGTGACAG GGGGCAATCTAAAGACAACTGCCGAGGCCGACTTTGAGTCGCTTCAGGCGCAGTGGTGGGACCGAGaggctcctcttcctctccgtAGCCAGGACATCCTTGCGCTTATAGACGCTGGCATAAAATATCGTCAGAGGCCTTGGTTTCCCATATCCCTCCCCACCAACCTGCCCTGCCATGTTGTCTGTCAGAGGCTGCTGTTCACCTTCACGAGTGCCGGTACCAGCCCTGGAGACAATGACGAAGAACGTCTGTGGCTGCTGCTAGGCAACCATGCTGGTGACGGTGAGACAGAGACGCGCCCCCACCTTCCCATAGTGGTCACAGCAAAAACGCACACTTTCGCGTGGGCGGGGCTCAAACTCCTTCAGGAGTGCCTGCCCTCGTCCTGCCTCATGCTAACTGCTAACATCCGTGGGGTGCTAGGTGTGCAGCACAGTGGAAGAGTCCCCGGCGAGATGGACGGGATCTGCTTCAACACTCTTGCAACGCTGGAACACTTGGAGGAGGGTGCTAATCTCATTGGCCCACCACCATTGGAGAGTGAGAGTTATAGATGGCATGAAGTGACCAATCAGAGCCTGAGGACAAAGATACTGCAGAGGATAAAAGATATGTCACTCTTGCCTGTGCACAGCCTTTAA
- the fam160b2 gene encoding protein FAM160B2: protein MDMFNKLTTLFQQALETREPSINLLDSFIDHWKGITNYYIETTDESRPVKQTDIPWRLRQMLDILVYEERRQEDEETGPCLEYLLQHKVLETLCTLGKAQYPPGMSQQVLIFFTKVLVQIQNPLLHIINVYRPVQKLIHLCGLPHSQTEKEEAQFLFAICSRVKKDPHILNYILETTKEGKPQRSSSVSEDRVEEGASRASAPESPPSRSPAQPGIIQVLAHLAGSQKRRVALRAMESVLLLASVPQVEAAELLSQHTPLCFLLAQRLCHLYSSIPNTLDPADLHSYALKQWRAEVSQGGAGDRPSFPGQEHVDRFFSWLDYCDQLINKAPQVFAVKLSSALHQQWLTGVVQPQLLQVSEVVVLTHTALLSCSVRYVHSAALLHQMVLFLLGSDTDPEQRADTPPQPPVLRYHLIEHCDHISDEISIVTLQLFEELLKKPNRHILTNLVLRNLESRSYRLPGSGGGDERLGTEPDLLEESDELEEDPFVPGIYADGGFGGSEPLLCLSSHKGEKRSSAHTQIAETVNSFLCLVPQEAKTSHLVQGAGCETYVHDALKSLKECSSLSVEWGWPDTPKPTDVHLSAADFYEGHFLKVLFDRIARILEQPYVLNLQVTSVLSCLAAFPHPHLHEYLLDPYISLSPGARSLFSTLVRVMGELMQRIQHLPSFTHRVVAVRRQLMGLDEQTMTDHGTLLKGVIVLEEFCKELAAIAFVKLPLGDREHHVGSNP, encoded by the exons ATGGACATGTTTAATAAACTGACAACCCTTTTCCAGCAGGCACTGGAGACG AGGGAGCCATCTATCAATCTGCTGGACTCATTTATTGATCACTGGAAAGGAATAACCAACTATTACATTGAAACTACAG ATGAGAGTCGGCCAGTAAAGCAGACGGATATTCCATGGAGACTGAGGCAGATGCTGGATATCCTGGTGTATgaggagaggaggcaggagGATGAGGAGACTGGACCCTGTCTGGAGTACCTGCTCCAACACAAAGTGCTAGAGACCCTCTGCACACTGGGGAAGGCACAG TATCCGCCTGGAATGAGCCAGCAGGTCCTGATATTTTTCACTAAAGTCCTGGTCCAGATCCAGAATCCATTGCTCCATATAATCAATGTCTATCGCCCAGTacag AAGCTGATTCATTTGTGCGGCCTCCCCCACTcccagacagagaaagaggaggctCAGTTTCTCTTTGCCATTTGTTCCCGAGTGAAGAAAGACCCCCACATCCTTAACTACATCTTAGAG ACTACCAAGGAAGGCAAGCCTCAAAGATCCAGCTCCGTGTCGGAGGACCGAGTAGAAGAGGGGGCCAGCAGAGCATCTGCTCCAGAGAGTCCGCCCTCTCGGAGCCCCGCCCAGCCGGGTATCATCCAAGTCCTTGCCCACCTGGCGGGGAGCCAG aAAAGGCGAGTTGCCCTGCGGGCGATGGAAAGTGTACTGCTCCTGGCGAGTGTCCCTCAGGTGGAGGCCGCTGAGCTGCTGTCCCAGCATACCCCCCTGTGCTTCCTGCTGGCACAGAGACTGTGTCATCTCTACAGCTCCATTCCCAACACACTCGACCCTGCAGACCTGCACAGCTACGCACTCAAGCagtggag GGCTGAGGTGTCTCAGGGCGGAGCAGGGGACAGACCATCGTTCCCTGGCCAGGAGCATGTGGACCGCTTCTTCTCCTGGCTCGACTACTGCGACCAGCTCATAAACAAAGCCCCCCAG GTATTTGCTGTTAAACTTTCCTCAGCTCTTCACCAGCAGTGGCTCACGGGAGTTGTCCAGCCCCAGCTGCTACAAGT GTCAGAGGTCGTTGTGCTGACCCACACTGCCCTGCTGTCGTGTTCCGTGCGGTACGTCCACTCTGCGGCCCTGCTGCACCAGATGGTGCTCTTTCTCCTGGGCAGCGACACAGACCCTGAGCAGCGGGCTGACACACCCCCACAGCCACCCGTGCTACGCTACCATCTCATCGAGCATTGCGACCACATCtcagatgag ATTAGCATCGTCACATTACAGCTGTTTGAAGAGCTCCTGAAGAAGCCAAATAGACACATCCTGACCAATCTTGTGCTGCGGAATCTGGAGAGCCGCTCTTATAGGCTGCCAGGGTCAGGGGGTGGAGACGAAAGACTGGGAACAGAGCCTGATCTCTTGGAGGAGTCTGA tgaACTGGAGGAGGATCCCTTTGTCCCAGGCATCTACGCAGACGGTGGGTTTGGCGGCTCAGAGCCcctgctgtgtctctccagCCATAAGGGGGAGAAGAGGTccagtgcgcacacacagatagcGGAGACGGTTAACAG tTTTCTCTGTTTAGTGCCTCAAGAGGCTAAAACATCTCACCTCGTGCAGGGAGCAGGATGCGAGACATACGTGCACGATGCTCTTAAATCG tTAAAAGAGTGCTCGTCTCTGTCTGTGGAGTGGGGCTGGCcagacacacccaaacccactgACGTCCACCTCTCTGCTGCAGACTTCTATGAAGGTCACTTCCTCAAAGTGCTGTTTGACCGGATAGCACGCATCCTGGAGCAG CCGTACGTGCTGAACCTGCAGGTGACGTCGGTGCTGTCCTGCCTGGCCgccttcccccacccccacctgcaCGAGTACCTGCTGGACCCCTACATCAGCCTGAGCCCCGGTGCACGCTCCCTCTTCTCCACCCTGGTCAGG GTGATGGGGGAACTGATGCAGCGTATTCAGCACCTGCCCTCCTTCACCCACAGAGTCGTGGCAGTGAGGAGGCAGCTAATGGGCCTTGACGAGCAGACCAT gacaGATCATGGCACCCTGTTAAAGGGAGTGATCGTGCTGGAGGAGTTCTGTAAGGAGCTGGCAGCGATCGCCTTTGTTAAACTGCCGTTGGGAGATCGGGAACATCACGTGGGCTCCAACCCTTAA
- the nudt18 gene encoding 8-oxo-dGDP phosphatase NUDT18 isoform X2, protein MESTSEHLDENVERIVNGEGLEVTALDAASEQAKAVTLRKTVCYIVSAVIFNTKGEVLMVQEVKRECYGHWYLPAGRMEAGESIIEALQREVREEAGVDCRPITLLLVQERGPRWIRFAFLAEVTGGNLKTTAEADFESLQAQWWDREAPLPLRSQDILALIDAGIKYRQRPWFPISLPTNLPCHVVCQRLLFTFTSAGTSPGDNDEERLWLLLGNHAGDGVQHSGRVPGEMDGICFNTLATLEHLEEGANLIGPPPLESESYRWHEVTNQSLRTKILQRIKDMSLLPVHSL, encoded by the exons ATGGAGTCGACGTCTGAACACCTGGACGAAAACGTCGAAAGGATTGTTAACGGAGAGGGGCTGGAGGTCACGGCGTTGGATGCGGCGTCTGAGCAGGCGAAGGCCGTCACCCTGAGGAAGACGGTCTGCTACATTGTGAGCGCTGTCATCTTCAACACTAAG GGGGAGGTGCTGATGGTGCAGGAGGTGAAGAGGGAGTGTTATGGTCACTGGTACCTCCCTGCGGGGCGCATGGAGGCGGGGGAGAGCATCATCGAGGCTCTACAGAGGGAGGTCAGAGAAGAAGCCGGAGTGGACTGTCGGCCAATCACACTGCTGCTCGTGCAGGAACGTGGGCCACGGTGGATCCGATTTGCCTTTCTTGCCGAGGTGACAG GGGGCAATCTAAAGACAACTGCCGAGGCCGACTTTGAGTCGCTTCAGGCGCAGTGGTGGGACCGAGaggctcctcttcctctccgtAGCCAGGACATCCTTGCGCTTATAGACGCTGGCATAAAATATCGTCAGAGGCCTTGGTTTCCCATATCCCTCCCCACCAACCTGCCCTGCCATGTTGTCTGTCAGAGGCTGCTGTTCACCTTCACGAGTGCCGGTACCAGCCCTGGAGACAATGACGAAGAACGTCTGTGGCTGCTGCTAGGCAACCATGCTGGTGACG GTGTGCAGCACAGTGGAAGAGTCCCCGGCGAGATGGACGGGATCTGCTTCAACACTCTTGCAACGCTGGAACACTTGGAGGAGGGTGCTAATCTCATTGGCCCACCACCATTGGAGAGTGAGAGTTATAGATGGCATGAAGTGACCAATCAGAGCCTGAGGACAAAGATACTGCAGAGGATAAAAGATATGTCACTCTTGCCTGTGCACAGCCTTTAA